From the Streptomyces nigrescens genome, one window contains:
- a CDS encoding LacI family DNA-binding transcriptional regulator, whose translation MARPNKRTTLREVAEATGLSTAAVSYALRGKHVSKETEERVRKAAAELGYEADPIARALASGRTSTVGVLAGDLQDLWQQQLMAAIGRELLAGDRYALILDAGGDPERELTLAKQLRDQRVDGLLVSPVDPSAEGWSKIADAVPVVSIGDALSRARTAGEVLFDNRAGIDAVLDYLRGLGHRRVTVLTPTGPSTPDRPADVYVREAADRLGIEVEVLPCPQELDAATAMARRVLANSPDGRRPAGALAPPTAVFCFSDSIAYGVYAAAAEASLTVGRDLSVVGFDDHPVSRVLTPPLTTVDWGLTEIAKEAARLAVAAIEGRRVRRKRILCAPRLSERGSAVELRRE comes from the coding sequence ATGGCCAGGCCCAATAAGCGCACCACCCTCCGCGAGGTGGCCGAGGCCACCGGACTCTCCACCGCCGCCGTCTCCTACGCGCTGCGCGGCAAGCATGTCTCCAAGGAGACCGAGGAGCGGGTGCGCAAGGCGGCCGCCGAGCTCGGCTACGAGGCCGACCCGATCGCCCGGGCGCTCGCCAGCGGCCGTACGAGCACGGTCGGTGTGCTCGCCGGCGACCTGCAGGACCTGTGGCAGCAGCAGCTGATGGCGGCCATAGGGCGCGAGCTGCTGGCCGGTGACCGCTATGCGCTGATCCTCGACGCGGGCGGCGACCCGGAACGCGAACTGACCCTCGCCAAACAGCTCCGTGACCAGCGGGTGGACGGCCTGCTGGTGTCGCCCGTCGATCCGTCGGCCGAGGGCTGGTCGAAGATCGCCGACGCCGTGCCGGTGGTCTCCATCGGCGACGCGCTGAGCCGGGCCCGTACGGCGGGCGAGGTGCTCTTCGACAACCGGGCGGGCATCGACGCCGTCCTCGACTACCTCCGCGGGCTGGGCCACCGCCGGGTCACCGTGCTGACGCCCACCGGCCCCTCCACCCCCGACCGCCCCGCCGACGTCTATGTCCGCGAGGCCGCCGACCGTCTCGGGATCGAGGTCGAAGTCCTGCCCTGCCCCCAGGAGTTGGACGCGGCGACCGCGATGGCCCGCCGGGTCCTGGCCAACAGCCCGGACGGCCGCCGGCCGGCCGGTGCGCTCGCCCCGCCCACCGCCGTCTTCTGCTTCTCCGACTCCATCGCCTACGGTGTCTACGCGGCCGCCGCCGAGGCCTCCCTCACCGTCGGCCGCGACCTCTCCGTCGTCGGCTTCGACGACCACCCCGTCTCCCGGGTCCTCACCCCGCCCCTGACCACCGTCGACTGGGGCCTGACCGAGATCGCCAAGGAAGCCGCCCGCCTCGCGGTCGCCGCCATCGAGGGCCGCCGGGTCCGCCGCAAACGCATCCTGTGCGCCCCGCGCCTCTCGGAGCGCGGGTCGGCGGTGGAACTCCGGCGGGAGTGA
- a CDS encoding sigma-70 family RNA polymerase sigma factor — translation MSEATAQSGSATADGAGPGASQGEPADRLEEHRTELTGYCYRMLGSAFEAEDAVQETMVRAWRSYDRFEGRSSLRSWLYRIATNVCLDLLKGSQRRARPMDLASPSSVDSPIGTGLPETTWIGPVPDQRVLASAGDPAETAVARESVRLAFISALQRLAPRQRAVLILREVLSWSASEVAELLGSSVASVNSALQRARATLAASGDTTTADASPQPLDDAQQALLRRYVDAFERFDMDALTAVLHEDSTLSMPPYALWLRGRADILKWLLGPGCGCEGSHLVPVRANGRAAFGQYRADGTPWAIQVIEAADGRVTALQCFLDTERLFPLFGLPLRYDGPGVSPASAS, via the coding sequence ATGAGCGAAGCCACGGCGCAAAGCGGATCCGCGACGGCGGACGGTGCCGGGCCGGGCGCGTCGCAAGGGGAGCCGGCGGACCGGCTGGAGGAGCACCGTACGGAGCTGACCGGCTACTGCTACCGGATGCTGGGATCGGCGTTCGAGGCCGAGGACGCCGTGCAGGAGACCATGGTGCGGGCCTGGCGGAGCTACGACCGGTTCGAGGGCCGCTCCTCGCTGCGGTCCTGGCTCTACCGGATCGCCACGAATGTCTGCCTGGATCTGCTCAAGGGCAGCCAGCGCCGGGCCCGGCCGATGGATCTCGCCTCCCCGTCGAGCGTGGACAGCCCGATCGGCACGGGGCTGCCCGAGACGACCTGGATCGGGCCCGTGCCGGACCAGCGGGTGCTGGCGTCGGCGGGGGACCCGGCGGAGACCGCCGTCGCCCGGGAGTCGGTCCGGCTCGCCTTCATTTCCGCGCTGCAGCGGCTGGCGCCCCGGCAGCGGGCGGTGCTGATCCTGCGGGAGGTGCTCAGCTGGTCGGCGAGCGAGGTCGCCGAACTGCTGGGCAGCTCGGTCGCCTCGGTCAACAGCGCGCTGCAGCGGGCCCGTGCCACCCTCGCCGCGTCCGGTGACACCACCACCGCCGACGCCTCGCCGCAGCCCCTGGACGACGCCCAGCAGGCGCTGCTCCGGCGCTATGTCGACGCCTTCGAACGGTTCGACATGGACGCGCTCACGGCCGTGCTGCACGAGGACTCCACGCTGTCCATGCCGCCGTACGCGCTGTGGCTGCGCGGCCGCGCCGACATCCTGAAGTGGCTGCTGGGGCCGGGCTGCGGCTGCGAGGGGTCGCATCTGGTGCCGGTCAGGGCGAACGGCCGGGCGGCGTTCGGGCAGTACCGCGCGGACGGCACGCCCTGGGCGATCCAGGTCATCGAGGCGGCGGACGGCCGGGTCACCGCACTGCAGTGCTTCCTGGACACCGAGCGGCTGTTCCCGCTCTTCGGACTGCCGCTCCGCTACGACGGCCCCGGGGTCAGCCCAGCTTCTGCTTCTTGA
- a CDS encoding ABC transporter substrate-binding protein has translation MNRRTVLTTLLAGASAPLLAACSSGITSLKGDGVGGDSGSSSGGLTIGTANFTENQILGYLYAGVLNAAGVKTTVKPNLGSREIVVPALRSGDIDLLPEYQGSLLLYLDKKATETEAGAMQNALATVLPNGLEVLPYAAAEDRDSFAVTRETADRYGLKTLADLRKVNGKLVFGAAAEMKKRVVGVVGLKEQYGVEFKEFKALDSSGPLVKGALKKGDIDIANVFTTDVDTAENGWVLLGDPKNLIPAQHIVPLIASRKADSKVRKALARLGNTLTTPQLTELNRLVDKEKRDPDRVAEAWLKKQKLG, from the coding sequence ATGAACCGTCGTACCGTCCTGACCACGCTCCTCGCCGGCGCCTCGGCCCCGCTGCTGGCCGCCTGTTCCTCCGGCATCACCTCCCTCAAGGGGGACGGCGTCGGGGGCGACAGCGGCAGCAGCAGCGGCGGACTGACCATCGGCACCGCCAACTTCACCGAGAACCAGATCCTCGGCTACCTCTACGCGGGCGTGCTGAACGCCGCCGGGGTCAAGACCACCGTCAAGCCCAACCTCGGCTCCCGCGAGATCGTGGTCCCCGCACTGCGCTCCGGCGATATCGATCTGCTCCCCGAGTACCAGGGCAGTCTGCTGCTCTACCTCGACAAGAAGGCCACCGAGACCGAAGCGGGCGCGATGCAGAACGCGCTGGCCACCGTGTTGCCGAACGGCCTGGAAGTCCTCCCGTACGCCGCCGCCGAGGACCGCGACAGCTTCGCGGTGACCCGGGAGACCGCCGACCGCTACGGGCTGAAGACGCTCGCCGATCTGCGCAAGGTCAACGGCAAGCTGGTGTTCGGCGCCGCCGCCGAGATGAAGAAGCGGGTCGTCGGCGTCGTCGGCCTCAAGGAGCAGTACGGCGTGGAGTTCAAGGAGTTCAAGGCGCTGGACTCGTCCGGTCCGCTGGTCAAGGGCGCGCTGAAGAAGGGCGACATCGATATCGCCAATGTCTTCACCACCGATGTCGACACCGCGGAGAACGGCTGGGTCCTGCTCGGCGACCCCAAGAACCTGATCCCCGCCCAGCACATCGTCCCGCTGATCGCCTCCCGCAAGGCCGACTCCAAGGTCCGCAAGGCCCTCGCCCGCCTCGGCAACACCCTCACCACCCCACAGCTCACCGAGCTCAACCGCCTCGTCGACAAGGAGAAGCGCGACCCGGACCGGGTGGCCGAGGCCTGGCTCAAGAAGCAGAAGCTGGGCTGA
- a CDS encoding ABC transporter permease: MLELLKNLASWLTSPAQWSGPEGIAARILEHLEYSVLATLAAAVIALPVGLLIGHTGRGAFLAVNLSSFGRALPTVGLVTLVFLAGGLSVWPVYVSLVALAVPVIITNTYAGMAAVDPEVKDAAKGVGLRGRQVLWQVELPLALPLIMTGVRLATVQVVATATIAAYVSFGGLGRYVFDGLAQRDLVQVLGGAALVAVLAVVADLALGGLTRLLFRGRPATAR; encoded by the coding sequence ATGCTCGAACTCCTGAAGAACCTCGCCTCCTGGCTGACCAGTCCGGCCCAGTGGTCCGGCCCCGAGGGCATCGCCGCCCGCATCCTGGAGCACCTGGAGTACTCGGTGCTCGCCACCCTCGCCGCGGCCGTGATCGCGCTGCCGGTCGGCCTGCTCATCGGGCACACCGGCCGCGGCGCCTTCCTCGCCGTCAACCTCTCCTCCTTCGGCCGGGCACTGCCCACCGTCGGCCTGGTCACCCTGGTGTTCCTGGCGGGCGGGCTGAGCGTCTGGCCGGTGTATGTGTCCCTGGTCGCGCTCGCCGTGCCCGTGATCATCACCAATACGTACGCGGGCATGGCCGCCGTCGACCCCGAGGTCAAGGACGCCGCCAAGGGCGTGGGGCTGCGCGGCCGCCAGGTCCTCTGGCAGGTCGAACTCCCGCTCGCGCTCCCGCTGATCATGACGGGCGTACGGCTGGCGACCGTGCAGGTCGTCGCCACCGCCACCATCGCCGCCTATGTCAGCTTCGGCGGGCTGGGCCGCTATGTCTTCGACGGCCTGGCGCAGCGCGACCTGGTGCAGGTCCTCGGCGGTGCGGCCCTGGTCGCCGTGCTCGCCGTCGTCGCCGACCTGGCGCTGGGCGGTCTGACGCGGCTGCTGTTCCGCGGCCGTCCGGCCACCGCCCGCTGA
- a CDS encoding ABC transporter permease, with product MTIEWGWFPDHADEMAELTADHLATAVPAVLLGLLIALPLAVLAHRVRPLRGFVLGASNILYTIPSLAFFVLLLPVTGLTRTTAIVGLTAYTLVVLVRNTVEGLDAVPVKVREASTAMGTGPLRTLLTVELPLALPVIMAGVRVATVMSISLVSVASYIGYGGLGQLFTDGFQRNYPTPVISGVALTLLLALVADALLVTVQWLCTPWRRGTSRQRTSLWRKAA from the coding sequence ATGACCATCGAGTGGGGCTGGTTCCCCGACCACGCCGACGAGATGGCCGAGCTCACCGCGGACCATCTCGCCACCGCCGTCCCCGCGGTCCTCCTCGGCCTGCTGATCGCGCTGCCGCTGGCGGTCCTCGCGCACCGTGTACGGCCGCTGCGCGGCTTCGTGCTCGGCGCGTCCAACATCCTCTACACCATCCCCTCCCTGGCCTTCTTCGTCCTGCTGCTGCCGGTCACCGGGCTGACCCGCACCACCGCGATCGTCGGTCTGACCGCGTACACCCTGGTCGTCCTCGTACGGAACACCGTCGAGGGCCTTGACGCGGTCCCGGTCAAGGTCCGTGAGGCGTCGACGGCGATGGGGACCGGGCCGCTGCGCACTCTGCTCACCGTCGAGCTGCCGCTCGCCCTCCCGGTGATCATGGCGGGCGTACGGGTCGCCACCGTCATGTCGATCTCCCTGGTCAGCGTGGCCAGTTACATCGGCTACGGCGGCCTCGGCCAGCTCTTCACCGACGGCTTCCAGCGCAACTACCCGACCCCGGTCATCTCCGGGGTGGCCCTGACCCTGCTGCTCGCCCTGGTCGCCGACGCGCTGCTGGTGACCGTCCAGTGGCTGTGCACCCCCTGGCGGCGCGGCACCTCCCGGCAGCGCACCTCTCTGTGGCGGAAGGCAGCGTGA
- a CDS encoding ABC transporter ATP-binding protein, whose amino-acid sequence MIKFDAVSKRYPNGTTAVDDLSLDLPEGGVTVLVGSSGCGKTTTLRMVNRMVEPTSGTISVGGRDILEADAAELRRGIGYVIQQSGLFPHRTILDNIATVPLLLGWGRRKARARAAELLELVGLPADAGKRYPHQLSGGQQQRVGVARALAADPPVLLMDEPFGAVDPVVRTQLQNELLRLQEELRKTVVFVTHDIDEAVRLGDRIAVFRTGGRLVQCAPPAELLARPADDFVADFLGAERGLKLLSLTTLADVPYAPGREIRADEPVGAISRDGDRWRLVTSPRGEPLGWLDTDALPAGGKAGEAPLEAVRPLRDTDSLLSALNEAVSSPAAAVARVTADGVLTGLTSRDAIHDRAGRSHAEAGRAATTTERAPEPAPEPPVAKDAEDGKNGKDGRTAKDADDPASLKTASAPEPSAPEPSA is encoded by the coding sequence ATGATCAAGTTCGACGCAGTCAGCAAGCGATACCCGAATGGCACCACCGCCGTGGACGACCTGTCCCTGGATCTCCCTGAGGGCGGGGTCACCGTCCTCGTCGGCTCGTCGGGATGCGGGAAGACGACCACCCTGCGGATGGTCAACCGCATGGTCGAGCCGACATCCGGCACGATCAGCGTCGGCGGCCGCGACATTCTGGAGGCGGACGCCGCCGAGCTGCGCCGCGGCATCGGCTATGTCATCCAGCAGTCCGGTCTCTTCCCTCACCGTACGATCCTGGACAACATCGCGACGGTCCCGCTGCTGCTGGGCTGGGGCCGGCGCAAGGCCCGCGCCCGCGCAGCCGAGCTGCTGGAACTGGTCGGCCTGCCCGCCGACGCCGGCAAGCGCTATCCGCACCAGCTCTCCGGCGGCCAGCAGCAGCGCGTCGGCGTCGCCCGTGCGCTCGCCGCCGATCCGCCGGTCCTGCTGATGGACGAGCCGTTCGGCGCGGTCGACCCGGTCGTCCGCACCCAGCTGCAGAACGAACTGCTGCGGCTCCAGGAAGAGCTGCGCAAGACGGTCGTCTTCGTCACCCACGACATCGACGAGGCGGTCCGGCTGGGCGACCGGATCGCGGTCTTCCGCACCGGCGGCCGGCTCGTCCAGTGCGCGCCGCCCGCCGAGCTGCTGGCCCGTCCGGCCGATGACTTCGTCGCCGACTTCCTGGGCGCCGAGCGCGGGCTGAAGCTGCTCTCGCTCACCACCCTCGCGGATGTCCCCTACGCGCCCGGCCGGGAGATACGCGCGGACGAGCCGGTCGGCGCGATATCCCGCGACGGCGACCGCTGGCGCCTGGTGACCTCCCCGCGCGGCGAACCGCTGGGCTGGCTGGACACCGATGCGCTGCCCGCCGGCGGCAAGGCCGGCGAGGCGCCTCTGGAGGCCGTCCGCCCGCTGCGCGACACCGACTCGCTCCTCTCCGCACTCAACGAGGCCGTCTCCTCCCCGGCCGCCGCGGTCGCCCGGGTCACCGCCGACGGTGTGCTGACCGGCCTCACCTCCCGCGACGCCATCCACGACCGGGCAGGCCGCAGCCACGCGGAGGCGGGCCGGGCGGCAACCACCACGGAGCGCGCCCCGGAGCCCGCCCCCGAGCCGCCCGTCGCCAAGGACGCCGAGGACGGCAAGAACGGCAAGGACGGCAGAACCGCCAAGGACGCCGACGACCCCGCGTCCCTCAAGACCGCCTCCGCCCCGGAGCCGTCCGCCCCGGAGCCCTCCGCATGA
- a CDS encoding aromatic amino acid ammonia-lyase codes for MLDNGRRAGRPITLDGSALHPTDIAALAERTAYPAAPDPKAFARAEESWETARRLAATGRVYGRSTGVGANRTEDVGAADADHGLRLLRSHAGAIGDPLPAREVRAMLAVRANQLLAGGAGLNPAVITSLLDALDVGAHPVVNEHGAVGTGDLAALAQTGLALAGEHPWHCAPGGRAPAPIALDNNDALALISSNALTLGQSALALDELRRLLAASLPVAALSLLAVGGSWEPFAEPVLLARPHPGSAAAATRLRTLSGIPPRPTPPLGRIQDPYGFRCIPQIHGPALDAADTLDGVLTVEVNAAAENPLISIEDQAAYHHGNFYAAHAALALDTFRLAVLQTARLSTARLAALSEPDFTRLRPFLGDAAPASSGVMILEYAAGAALGEMRAVSHPASLGHAVLSRGVEEQASFASLGARQTLRACTYYRQILACELVAAVRALRMRSLEPDPGLSLATAFTLAADALDPRMEDRPLTDDVAVASGLLDGMAGL; via the coding sequence ATGCTGGACAACGGCCGACGAGCCGGCCGGCCCATCACACTCGACGGCAGCGCTTTGCACCCCACCGATATCGCCGCCCTCGCCGAGCGCACCGCGTACCCCGCGGCGCCCGACCCCAAGGCCTTCGCCCGCGCCGAGGAATCCTGGGAAACCGCCCGCCGCCTCGCCGCCACCGGCCGGGTCTACGGGCGCAGCACCGGCGTCGGCGCCAACCGCACGGAGGACGTCGGGGCCGCCGACGCCGACCACGGGCTGCGGCTGCTGCGCAGCCACGCCGGCGCGATCGGCGACCCGCTGCCCGCCCGCGAGGTCCGGGCCATGCTCGCCGTACGCGCCAACCAGCTGCTGGCCGGCGGCGCGGGCCTGAACCCCGCCGTCATCACCTCCCTCCTCGACGCCCTGGACGTCGGCGCCCACCCCGTCGTCAACGAACACGGCGCCGTCGGCACCGGCGACCTGGCCGCGCTCGCCCAGACCGGTCTCGCGCTGGCCGGTGAACACCCCTGGCACTGCGCGCCCGGCGGCCGGGCCCCCGCCCCCATCGCCCTCGACAACAATGACGCCCTCGCCCTGATCAGCAGCAACGCCCTCACCCTCGGCCAGTCCGCGCTCGCCCTCGACGAACTGCGCCGGCTGCTGGCCGCCTCGCTCCCGGTCGCCGCGCTCTCCCTCCTCGCGGTCGGCGGCTCCTGGGAACCCTTCGCCGAGCCGGTCCTGCTCGCCCGCCCGCACCCCGGCTCCGCGGCCGCCGCCACCCGGCTGCGCACCCTCTCCGGCATCCCGCCCCGCCCCACCCCGCCGCTCGGCCGCATCCAGGACCCGTACGGTTTCCGCTGCATCCCGCAGATACACGGCCCCGCGCTGGACGCCGCCGACACCCTGGACGGGGTGCTGACCGTCGAGGTGAACGCCGCCGCCGAGAACCCGCTGATCAGCATCGAGGACCAGGCCGCCTACCACCACGGCAACTTCTACGCCGCACATGCCGCGCTCGCCCTGGACACCTTCCGGCTGGCCGTCCTGCAGACCGCCCGGCTGTCCACCGCCCGTCTCGCCGCGCTCTCCGAGCCCGACTTCACCCGGCTGCGGCCGTTCCTGGGCGACGCGGCGCCCGCCAGCTCCGGCGTGATGATCCTCGAATACGCGGCCGGCGCGGCGCTCGGCGAGATGCGCGCGGTCTCCCACCCGGCCTCGCTCGGCCACGCCGTCCTCTCCCGCGGCGTCGAGGAACAGGCCAGCTTCGCCTCCCTCGGCGCCCGCCAGACCCTGCGCGCCTGCACCTACTACCGCCAGATCCTCGCCTGCGAACTGGTCGCCGCGGTAAGGGCCCTGCGCATGCGCTCCCTGGAACCCGACCCCGGCCTCTCCCTCGCCACCGCCTTCACCCTCGCCGCCGACGCCCTCGACCCGCGAATGGAGGACCGCCCGCTGACCGATGACGTGGCGGTGGCCTCGGGGTTGCTGGATGGGATGGCGGGGTTGTGA
- a CDS encoding MurR/RpiR family transcriptional regulator, translating to MSGDGDNGGGIGSGIGGAAGDGPRDRAGMTQGARATGGPDTGADAGARDGAGSGVDAGADTGTAARLQKLFEGHRLTPTQRRIAHCMVRRAADAPFLSSVELAELAGVSQPSVTRFAVALGFDGYPALRRHLREVAPTEKPGDTGSYNEYQQAVQAEIDNLRHLAAALADPSPVIEAGRLFAASRPLPVLGLRAATAQAAGFSYFARKVHPDVRLLDEGGTMLTDRIDAAVRAGASALLCFALPRHPREVVDALEYARTAGLTVVTVADSAFAPVAHHTDLLLPAAVGTGLAFDTACAPMLLGRVLLEAMCDALPDAQARLEEFDARAAARGLFVE from the coding sequence ATGAGCGGGGACGGGGACAACGGCGGCGGCATCGGCAGTGGCATCGGCGGCGCGGCCGGCGACGGGCCGCGGGACAGGGCCGGTATGACGCAGGGCGCGCGGGCCACCGGGGGGCCGGACACCGGGGCGGACGCCGGGGCGCGTGACGGGGCGGGCTCCGGCGTGGACGCCGGTGCGGACACCGGCACCGCCGCCCGGCTGCAGAAGCTCTTCGAGGGCCACCGGCTGACGCCCACCCAGCGCCGGATCGCCCACTGCATGGTGCGCCGGGCCGCCGACGCGCCCTTCCTCTCCAGCGTCGAACTGGCCGAACTCGCCGGTGTCAGCCAGCCGTCCGTCACCCGCTTCGCCGTAGCCCTCGGCTTCGACGGCTACCCGGCGCTCCGCCGCCATCTGCGCGAGGTCGCCCCCACGGAGAAGCCCGGCGACACCGGCTCCTACAACGAGTACCAGCAGGCCGTGCAGGCGGAGATCGACAACCTCCGCCATCTCGCCGCCGCCCTCGCCGACCCTTCGCCGGTCATCGAGGCCGGCCGCCTCTTCGCCGCCTCCCGCCCGCTCCCCGTCCTCGGCCTGCGCGCGGCCACCGCCCAGGCCGCCGGCTTCAGCTACTTCGCCCGCAAGGTCCACCCCGACGTCCGTCTGCTGGATGAGGGCGGCACCATGCTCACCGACCGCATCGACGCCGCCGTACGCGCCGGGGCGAGCGCCCTCCTGTGCTTCGCCCTGCCGCGCCACCCCCGCGAGGTCGTCGACGCGCTGGAGTACGCCCGCACGGCCGGTCTGACCGTCGTCACCGTCGCCGACAGCGCCTTCGCCCCCGTCGCCCACCACACCGACCTGCTCCTCCCGGCCGCCGTCGGCACCGGCCTGGCCTTCGACACGGCCTGTGCCCCCATGCTCCTGGGCCGCGTCCTCCTGGAAGCGATGTGCGACGCCCTCCCGGACGCCCAGGCCCGCCTGGAGGAATTCGACGCGCGGGCGGCGGCGCGGGGGCTGTTCGTGGAGTGA
- a CDS encoding diaminopimelate decarboxylase translates to MTFTDRDRAVEAAVAQGLVGPGEPVAGLLDIAGIRRSAGELRAAFEEFTAPGTPVLHAFAVKAASLVPVLRLLAQEGLGCEVASPGELALARAAKVPVARTVLDSPAKTLAELREALALGIAVNADNPEELARIDALMASAPSSAPIGLRVNPQIGGGTIGAMSTATDTSKFGVALRDEGAREWVVRAFLARPWLTRLHAHVGSQGMPLELMVAGVRALFLLAEEINEQAGRRQIDTLDIGGGLPVNFSSDAHTPTYREYAALLHSAVPGLLSGRYGLVTEFGRSLLAKHGTVLARVEYAKSAGGRPIAVTHAGAQVATRTVFVPEAWPIRVAAYDAEGRPKTGAPVAQDVAGPCCFAGDLVAENRPLPLLDAGDHAALLDTGAYYFSTHFAYNSLPRPGVYGYAPDSDGAVRFATIRTPQTLEDLTAESGAAHAAALNDLGRP, encoded by the coding sequence ATGACGTTCACGGATCGAGACCGAGCCGTAGAGGCAGCCGTTGCGCAGGGGCTGGTGGGTCCCGGCGAGCCCGTGGCCGGGCTGCTGGACATTGCCGGGATCCGGCGTTCGGCAGGTGAACTCCGCGCCGCCTTCGAGGAGTTCACCGCTCCCGGCACCCCGGTCCTACACGCCTTCGCGGTGAAGGCCGCCTCGCTCGTCCCCGTACTGCGGCTGCTCGCGCAGGAAGGGCTCGGCTGCGAGGTGGCCAGTCCAGGCGAGCTGGCACTGGCCCGTGCCGCCAAGGTGCCGGTCGCACGGACCGTCCTGGACTCCCCCGCGAAGACCCTCGCCGAGCTGCGTGAGGCGCTGGCCCTCGGGATCGCCGTCAACGCCGACAACCCCGAGGAACTGGCGCGGATCGACGCGCTGATGGCCTCCGCGCCGAGCAGCGCCCCCATCGGCCTGCGGGTCAATCCGCAGATCGGCGGCGGCACCATCGGGGCGATGAGCACCGCCACCGACACCTCCAAGTTCGGTGTCGCGCTGCGTGACGAGGGCGCCCGCGAGTGGGTCGTCCGCGCCTTCCTCGCCCGCCCGTGGCTGACCCGGCTGCACGCCCACGTCGGCTCCCAGGGCATGCCGCTGGAGCTGATGGTCGCGGGCGTACGGGCCCTGTTCCTGCTGGCCGAGGAGATCAACGAGCAGGCCGGCCGGCGTCAGATCGACACCCTCGACATCGGCGGCGGCCTGCCGGTGAACTTCTCCTCGGACGCCCACACCCCGACCTACCGCGAGTACGCCGCGCTGCTCCACTCGGCCGTCCCCGGTCTGCTGTCCGGACGCTACGGCCTCGTCACCGAGTTCGGCCGCTCACTGCTGGCCAAGCACGGCACGGTCCTGGCCCGCGTCGAGTACGCGAAGTCGGCCGGCGGCCGGCCGATCGCGGTCACCCACGCCGGCGCCCAGGTCGCGACCCGTACGGTCTTCGTCCCCGAGGCCTGGCCGATCCGGGTCGCCGCCTACGACGCCGAAGGCCGTCCCAAGACGGGCGCTCCGGTCGCCCAGGACGTCGCGGGGCCGTGCTGCTTCGCGGGTGACCTGGTCGCCGAGAACCGTCCGCTCCCCCTCCTGGACGCCGGCGACCACGCCGCCCTCCTGGACACCGGCGCGTACTACTTCTCCACCCACTTCGCCTACAACTCCCTCCCCCGCCCCGGGGTTTACGGCTATGCGCCGGACTCGGACGGCGCCGTCCGCTTCGCGACCATCCGCACCCCGCAGACCCTGGAGGACCTCACCGCGGAGAGCGGCGCGGCACACGCAGCAGCACTCAACGACCTCGGCCGGCCGTAG
- a CDS encoding ABC transporter permease translates to MTSVTTATATAATDTAEGAVTTDTTHTTHTTGTTGAATRETAAPHPRRRYWRAGVLRGGIELRHLLRNPKELSGHLVNVVVALLLAGYLNDKVPGTQVPMAHLTLSGFAAYLLFQIGLVNLPQILVTEREEGALLRLRATPGGIPAYLVAKSLLVVAMAFGTLVLLLGTAALLVDGPLPHGPAGWLTLLWVSALGLLAVVPLGAAIGAVLPNPREALALIMLPVMALLITSGAMFPLASLPAVVQKIASVFPLKWMAQGLRSALLPDAARAAEPAGSWELPTVALILTAWAILGFLLAVPLLRRAARRESGSRLTERHRKAGLSGGRSA, encoded by the coding sequence GTGACCAGCGTGACCACAGCGACAGCGACAGCGGCCACGGACACGGCCGAGGGGGCCGTCACCACGGACACGACGCACACCACGCACACGACGGGCACCACCGGTGCGGCGACACGGGAGACCGCCGCACCGCACCCCCGTCGCCGCTACTGGCGCGCCGGAGTCCTGCGCGGCGGAATCGAGCTGCGTCATCTCCTGCGCAACCCCAAGGAGTTGAGCGGCCATCTGGTCAATGTCGTCGTGGCGCTGCTGCTCGCCGGCTACCTCAACGACAAGGTGCCCGGCACCCAGGTCCCGATGGCCCATCTGACGCTCTCGGGCTTCGCCGCCTATCTGCTGTTCCAGATCGGGCTGGTCAATCTCCCGCAGATCCTGGTGACCGAGCGCGAAGAGGGCGCGCTGCTGCGGCTGCGCGCCACCCCCGGCGGCATACCGGCCTATCTCGTCGCCAAGTCGCTGCTGGTGGTCGCGATGGCGTTCGGCACACTGGTCCTGCTCTTGGGAACGGCCGCGCTGCTGGTCGACGGGCCGCTTCCGCACGGGCCGGCGGGCTGGCTGACGCTGCTGTGGGTCAGCGCGCTGGGACTGCTCGCCGTCGTACCGCTGGGAGCGGCCATCGGCGCCGTGCTGCCGAACCCGCGTGAGGCACTTGCGCTGATCATGCTGCCCGTCATGGCGCTGCTGATCACCTCGGGGGCGATGTTCCCGCTCGCCTCGCTACCCGCGGTGGTCCAGAAGATCGCCTCCGTCTTCCCGCTCAAGTGGATGGCGCAGGGCCTGCGCTCGGCCCTCCTCCCGGACGCCGCCCGCGCCGCGGAACCGGCCGGCTCCTGGGAACTGCCGACAGTGGCCCTGATACTCACCGCCTGGGCCATCCTCGGCTTCCTCCTCGCCGTCCCCCTCCTCCGCCGCGCCGCCCGCCGCGAGTCCGGCTCCCGCCTCACCGAACGCCACCGCAAGGCAGGACTGAGCGGAGGCCGGTCGGCCTGA